The genomic region TTTTGGTAACATCCTTCGAAGCAGGTGCATCAGATTGGGAATCCTCATCTCCCATCTGATCTTTCTTCATATCTTCTCGAACATACGACTCCTTATTTTGATAATCCCCTATactttccttttcctttggTATTAAAATGTCTTCAAACAGTTTTTTTGCTttcgtatatttattattacatgtattatttattatcttatttttcttatactCCTTAAGTTTCATAAAATTTCTAATGTAACtattataaacatttatatcattttcaaCCAACTGATCTAgtatcctttttttaatattattattgcctaacttaaaaaaagttaCAACTATATGTGCCCCAATGTAATTAGTAgcaatatgtttatattcatttttaaataataaaagaaaatgtcTTAGAtgcttttcatttattaaattaaatgtatgaGCAATTTTTTCACAAAGATgtgataaaattttatcacAACTAAAATACAACAAGATGTTTCCTCGTAATTCTGTATTTCTTCGAACGAATGgtttgcctttttttttttctttttcattttgcattttcccattgcatttattttctttccttGGATCGTTGTAGTTGTTCCAACTCCAAGAGTTACTTCCACTAACTCCATTATGAACATGTTCAGTATTATTACAATTCTCAATTTTACTCTCCTTCCCAATTTGGTATtgcttattattttcattataaccATCGCCattgttatcattattataaccatcattattattatcatcctTGTTACTTAACGAAAACGTATGagcaaattttttgtatctttCTATATCCTCTTTCCTCggtttattattactaactattttaaaaaaattacaaaagtGCTTAAAAGAGTTTATTAAAGGCACAATGCATTCCTTTGGAAAAGATAGAAGATgagataatatattatacccgtatatatcaatttttaaataattataaaaattataattattcaagtttatattatcatcgttttcaaaattatcatGGATAATTTCATTTCCCTTTTTATCATCCATTTTATCGATTTTCTTCCTACCTACGTCAGCCTCTACCTTCTTCTCATTCTTAAAAACGTTACGAATGCAGGGGTGCAGGTCCTCGTACCTGCACATGCACAATATGCATATCCACAGAAATTTGGCACCACTGCTACTACCACTGATCCCGTTATTACCATTCACGTTGCTATCAACACCTCTACCCACGATGCCATCAATGCTTCCACTCACCCCGCTCTCAACAGTGCTGAGTAAGCCACCCACGTTGAACCCCCTTATCAGCGAGTTAAACAACAGCTTGCAGTTCCTCTTGTAGTACTGCGCTAAATCAAACAAACCCTTCAACACGTTAAACTTTCTCCGCTTTATAACCATATCAATAtccacattttttattaataagtCAAACATTTCTTCAGTAATGTAATCACAGTTCAAATAATTGTACATGACCAAATTCGAATAAGCATTATCACATATTaaactatttatatttttaataatgtaaatattaaaaacataaaaaatatgttcatgattaatttttaaaagcttTTCTACCATTATACTAGGTCCAtccaattttattaaaatatctaGCACCTGTTTTAATGGGCATATATCAAAGCCACAACAATTTTCACATGCTTTActcatataatattttttcgtcCTTTCTATTACTAATATTTCACTTAATAAGTTACTACATTCTACATTCTTATCCTTTATCAACTCAAATAAGGTACCTAATGCTGGAACAGAGTAagtgttatataataaaggTGATATCAAATACTGACTCTTACTCTCATctgaatatttttcatcGCTTTTTTCGTCCTTCcctaatttattattattaccctTATATAtgtcataaaatatatattgatataacagatttttaaaattctgtGTTTCTTTTGGATTCATAATTTCGTCCGTAATTCGGTCAATAATCTTGTAGATATAACTATAAAACGTGCTACTAAGAGCAGAGGCACTATCAGTGTTGCTTCCATTGCAGCTACTGCTGCACCCCTTATCAATATACTTCAACTCCCTTTTTGAAATACTTTTTCTTGCTTTAGACTTCCTAAAGGTTATATTCGATATGTTAATACTTAGATAACCACCTaaggaatataaaaaggaCCTTAATACATGAGTACCGGACTTATCAAACATTAAGGTAAACATATTTTCAACTGTCCCATTACAAATTTCGTTAAAATGGGATGAAATGCTTAcgtaatttttattccttttcttaatttcttctatatatatatcttcatatttattaaaaaaaggaaatacaCATATCACTGTTTGCACAAAATGAGATGCATAACTGGAAATGGccaaatatacaaaatttctctttatcacatgaaaaaaattattataaatttttatacacTGAATGCTTATATCActatttttcacatttttttcattatattttaataaaaaaaaacaataataaattaatttttccattatcTTAGAGCATTTCCtattattcattaattcctctacattattttttatttcttcttttatttttattaaaatacttATATCATCCTCTAAGTAGTACGAATATTCTAAATTTATGCTACCAAACGCTTTGTTACCTTTTTTTAAGttctcttcttttaattcatacacaaaatatttttcatacttctcatttaaaatgtatgaaATATTGATAAGGTACTCACTAATCTCTTCCACACTGCTTGtcctatttttttccttatattgTTTCTTGCTGTTATGATTACCATTTTTGTTATTGTGGCTAAACGTTTTGTTACCGCTGTTTTCCTCTTTGTTCCTATTAAAATACCTGAATGACTTGCTGTTCGTTCTGGCCTTAAACCCATTCATTTTTGAGTAGAATGGATccacgtacatatatatttatacgtatttatgtatatatatatgcatacttACCACATacaagaattatatatatatatatataagtatatatacatatacttaagtatgtacataaaagCGAATGAAGCCGCTCGgttgatataatttttccccttttcaaaaaaatggaaatattttaaacaaaaaaaggcaaaagggatttaaattatagttttgctaaaattttaaaaattcaatCCAATTTTctcgaaataaaaaaaatatattttattgaaaaataatattttattatattattagttCTTTTCTATATTGCATTACGggaaaatacattttttgtaaattttttattcaattattttGTACTTAACATCGTTGTTTTTGGAGGTACATTAATATTGcttcacaattttttttttttttttttttattttgttttccttttccctgcattttattaattatttttgttgtttaatttttacatgttCCCACTAAGTTTTTACATTTTGGGATTGTAGTAAAACCGCATGTATATCTTTTTCAcgttaattaaaaaactcTTGAACGATTTGCTccattcatattttatttttggaaCAGTTAAGAATATACATGCatgtatttattcatataatatacatttatgtatatttagagatacatataacataaatatatccCAATAGctgtatttaaatatatatatatatatataagtgcaTTTATGTACATCTGCATATGTGTAGGATGTACGTGAACTTTGTGAGAATTTCTTTCCTTTACAACCTGTTGGAATTAAAGATTGCGCAAACTTGACAAATAATCTTTCTGACTTGTCTGCTCCTAAAAATTAGGAtgctataatatttttatacattaataaaaacataaaataaaaatgaaaaatataatggccttacaaaaaggaaatataaaattatatccttttctaaatattcgtacatatatttttaattacacCGTTTAGTGTAATAACGTTGAACAAATTTTAGGAGCGCTTTCATAATTTCTTCTTATTATTCAACAATTACGGAAGTATGAAAAAGGAAGCTGTAGATTTAGTGTCCAGTTCTCCGtgtcttttaaaaatacaaaattgtttttcctttttacgTTAATCTTAAACAcaggatataaaaaaaatggtaaacAAGGTGGGAAAAaggaacataaaaatatatatgtctcTCTCTCTCCcactgtatatatatatataaatatgtgtgtatatgtgggtaacatataaaaatatatacacttaaTTACCACCTCGCGCTTCAGCACACAAGCTTTGTGGAACATTgcttattcatatttttctgaCCTTGcaaggttttttttttttttttttttttttcttacaatatttaaaaatgtaatatgaTAGTTTAGAGAGAATCTTTTCATGGTATATATACTTAGAACATTCGTTATTCATACCTCTGAAGAAATAATTTccaaaaggataaaaaaaaaaaaaaagaaaaatgttgaATGATGTTCACTATATGCAAATTGAGAATAACAattttgcaaattttttttttttttttttttttcttcatattatTCCTGTTATCACGAAGTTTATGAACATTGTCCTCTTCAAAATTTaactaaataaaacatttctgaataaattttttgcttTGAGGTTATGCATAAGTGCATACTTTTAATAATCAGAAATAAgacaaataatttatacttgGTAAGAAGTATAAGGGACTGCGTAAAAGGAATCAGTTAGTGTATACgcgtatgtatgtttgtttgcatattgtatatacgtattcCTTTCCATAAGAGGCGCATTACGCAGTGACCAAAGGTTAATGCAAAACTGAAACATTAATGTGCAACTGGCATTGATGACTCACCGTTTCAACAAAATGAATAGTATGATAAAAGGTTTTCTTCTATATTgtactcttcttttttcttattcatTCTTTGTACGCTTTtgcaatattattaattgtaTAAATGTAGGAAAAGACTACTTTACCGATTTGTTAAAAATTGGAATTTTTGATAATAGTacaaggaaaataaaaaaagagatatatgaaaatattaataagacTCATAATACATATTCTGCATGCAAAACATGCATAAAATTGGTACAGCTTTTGActagaataataaaaaagaaaaaagaaacgtATGTTGATATTGCAATAGAAGATACACTAGAActtaatttatgtaattctgaattatggaaaaaatattttaattacgATGAGTTGCTATACAATGAGT from Plasmodium malariae genome assembly, chromosome: 11 harbors:
- the PmUG01_11018800 gene encoding conserved Plasmodium protein, unknown function, translating into MNGFKARTNSKSFRYFNRNKEENSGNKTFSHNNKNGNHNSKKQYKEKNRTSSVEEISEYLINISYILNEKYEKYFVYELKEENLKKGNKAFGSINLEYSYYLEDDISILIKIKEEIKNNVEELMNNRKCSKIMEKLIYYCFFLLKYNEKNVKNSDISIQCIKIYNNFFHVIKRNFVYLAISSYASHFVQTVICVFPFFNKYEDIYIEEIKKRNKNYVSISSHFNEICNGTVENMFTLMFDKSGTHVLRSFLYSLGGYLSINISNITFRKSKARKSISKRELKYIDKGCSSSCNGSNTDSASALSSTFYSYIYKIIDRITDEIMNPKETQNFKNLLYQYIFYDIYKGNNNKLGKDEKSDEKYSDESKSQYLISPLLYNTYSVPALGTLFELIKDKNVECSNLLSEILVIERTKKYYMSKACENCCGFDICPLKQVLDILIKLDGPSIMVEKLLKINHEHIFYVFNIYIIKNINSLICDNAYSNLVMYNYLNCDYITEEMFDLLIKNVDIDMVIKRRKFNVLKGLFDLAQYYKRNCKLLFNSLIRGFNVGGLLSTVESGVSGSIDGIVGRGVDSNVNGNNGISGSSSGAKFLWICILCMCRYEDLHPCIRNVFKNEKKVEADVGRKKIDKMDDKKGNEIIHDNFENDDNINLNNYNFYNYLKIDIYGYNILSHLLSFPKECIVPLINSFKHFCNFFKIVSNNKPRKEDIERYKKFAHTFSLSNKDDNNNDGYNNDNNGDGYNENNKQYQIGKESKIENCNNTEHVHNGVSGSNSWSWNNYNDPRKENKCNGKMQNEKEKKKGKPFVRRNTELRGNILLYFSCDKILSHLCEKIAHTFNLINEKHLRHFLLLFKNEYKHIATNYIGAHIVVTFFKLGNNNIKKRILDQLVENDINVYNSYIRNFMKLKEYKKNKIINNTCNNKYTKAKKLFEDILIPKEKESIGDYQNKESYVREDMKKDQMGDEDSQSDAPASKDVTKNESFDLEKEYEDDGGKIYDQTEVYTLLKHKKEKKKRKRGKILSDRSRSKENDLPTLLRREHEGDGVEKGVAEMEGKRDHLDGAEEKDKNFMNVISDFIKNSKNKTRKRKKEREGIEQVLKKCAVCA